Within the Mycetohabitans rhizoxinica HKI 454 genome, the region GCTATTTAGAGGCCGGTCATGACCAGTTACCGCTGGTCATTCCGATGCTGTTTTATCACGGGCAGGTCAGTCCGTATCCGTACTCGATGCGGTGGCTGGATAGCTTCGAGGTGCCTGAGTTGGCGTCGCAGCTGTATGCGGGAGGCTTTCCATTGGTGGATGTCACCGTAATTCCGGATGATGAAATCATCACGCATCGACGCATGGCGATGCTGGAATTGCTGCAAAAGCATATCCGGCAACGCGATTTGGCGACCCTGGTAGAGCAACTGGCAAGCCTGTTGCTCGCGGGGTACACTACGCACGAGCAATTGGTGTCGCTGATGCATTATATGCTGCAGTGGGGCGACACGACGGATCCGGAGCGATTTATCCGAGAATTGGCGCTCCGTTCCCCGCAACACGAGGAGGTTTTGATGACGATTGCACAGAAGCTCGAGCAAAAAGGCCTGGAGCGTGGCCGGATGCTGGGGCGTGAAGAAGGGCAAAAGGAAGCTGCGCTGAAGATCGCGCGCACGTTGCTAGCAAACGGCTTGGAGCGCGAGACGGTAAGGCGTATGACGGGCTTGTCCGAAGCCGAGATGAAGCAGATCTGCCACTAATCATCAGGGCAATTCAGGGTTTAGGCCCATACTTCACGTGCTGACAACGCCAAGCGCGTGCTGCGCTTGAGTGCTGCGGCGTGGCCAATGGTCACTGGCCAGCTGCACCGCTATCGGGCAGCAAAGGCCGAGATAGCAGCGCTTGTCAAGGTAAAGCCCGTGTTTGTGAAAGCAGCATCCCGGATGACACCAAACCGAGTATCACCACCCGCCCACACGGGCACGTGAATGATGCATGCGTGGGGGTCGCAATCCGCCGCGCATCCCAGCGTTTCTGTCGTGTTTCGGCCCGATCCGGCCACCCTTTCCCGCCATCGCCAGCTACCTTGCGCCACCATACGGAATGAAGGTGCGCTTCTTCGCCTAGCAATGCTGGAAGGGGCTGAAACGTGGATTCGTCGGCATATTGGCGTGAGTTTCCTGCAAATTTCGACGAGGGTTGAATGGATCCGAAGACGCCGGTGCCAGAGGGGGATTTATTCCGCCAACCGCTGCGCGAGCAGATCGACTTGAAGCATCCGTTGGTGCAATTGGCCGAACTGATCGACTGGGACCGATTGAGCACGGCGATGGGCGCGAACTTCGTATCGCAGCGGGACCGGCCGGCAACGTCGCCGCGTTTGATCGCGGGGCTGCTGTACTTGCAGCACGCCTTCGGGCTGTCGGATAAGGACGCGGTCTGGCAGTGGCTGGAGAACCCGTACTGGCAAGTGTCCACCGGCCAGACGTATTTGCAGAACCGGCTGCCGTTCGACCCATCGAGCCTAACGCGCTGGCGCAAGCGACTGGACGAAGCCGGCGTTGAAGAACTGTTGGTCGAGACGATCGAAGCAGCAAAGCGGGCCCACGTCATCAAGACCTCGAGTCTGAAGCGGGTGATCGTCGATACGACGGTGATGGAAAAGGCGATCGCCCATCCCAGCGATTCGCGCCTGCTCGAACGCTGCCGGGCACAGAAACAATCAAGGAGTCGCCGCGCTTACTGACTCAGCCATAATGGGATTGGCCTCGTACTTCCAGACACGGTCTTACACTAAGGTTGATGAATCGGCCCTGCGTCGGAACTCGCGCGGCAAGCGATACGGCATGGTCGATAGCTTCAATCCGATTGACGACGCGAATGCCCGTGGCGCGACAGCCATGCGAAACGAGATAACCTGGCGCGCTCGCCAGCGAAGGGCGTCGCACCGCCGCGCCGGCGCCGTGTCGGCGTCCACGCGCCGAGCCAACCGTTCGTCGCGTCCAACTCACCGGCACGCGGCTTGCTGCACGCGTCGACAGGGATGCCGACCCGCGTCATATCCCGCGTTCAAAGGAGCAACGTTGCACACCCGCTCAACCCATGGGCTGCTGGAAGTCGGCCGCAACTGCGACTCACTGTGCCACGCCGATCGCTTCAGCGTGCTGATCGACGCCGCCGTGTATTTCTCGGCGTTGCGCGAAGCCATCCGCGGCGCGCAGCATACCGTTTTCATCGTCGGCTGGGATATCAACAGTCGAATGAAGCTGGTACCGCAGGGCGCAGCAGACGGCTTCCCGGAGCCGCTTGGCGCTTTCCTGCAAGCCGTGGCCAGCGCCAACCGGCGGCTGCGGATTTACGTGTTGGCATGGGATTTCGCCATGATCTACGCGTTCGAACGAGAATGGGTGCCCGTCTATTCAACCGGCTGGCGTTCGCATCGACGGATCCTATTCCGAATGGATAATACACATCCACGCGGCGCTTCGCACCACCAAAAGTTCGTAGTTGTCGATGACCGGCTCGCGTTCGTCGGGGGGCTGGACCTGACCCGCGCGCGCTGGGACACACCGGCTCACGCTGCAAACGATCCTTGGCGCCGCAACCCCGACGGCTCGCCGTACAACCCGTTCCACGATGTCCACACGGTCTTCGATGGCGAAGCCGCGCGCGCGATCGGCCAATTGGCACGAGGCCGCTGGCGCCGCGCGTGCGGCAAGGCGCTGGCGATCCGCGCCGACCGCAACCTGGGCGGCACCGACCCATGGCCGTCGAGCGTGCCGGTGGACGTGCACAACGTCGTGCTCGGCATTGCATTGACCGCGCCACCTTACCGCAACGAGCGTGGCGTGCAGCACATCCGTGCGCTCACCGTCGACATCATCGAGGCCACGCAGCACAATCTCTACATCGAGAACCAGTACTTGACCGCCGCTGTCGTGCGCGATGCGCTGAGCCGACGGCTCGGGGACCCACACGCGCCCGACGTCGCGGCGGTCGTGCCGCGCAACCACAGCGGCTGGCTGCAGGAAGCGACGATGGGCGCGCTGCGTGCGCGGCTACACCGCGCGCTCACACGGGCCGATCGCCACGGACACTACCGGCTCTGGTGCCCGCACATCGACGGGCTGCGCACGGGGTGCCTGAACGTACACAGCAAGCTGATGATCAGCGACAACGAGCGGCTTTGCGTCGGCAGCGCGAACCTGAACAACCGCTCAATGGTGCTCGACACAGAATGTAACGTCGTATTGGACGCCAATGGCAGCGACCGCGTGCGTGCGGTGATCGCGTCGATTCGAAACCGGCTACTGGCCGAACACCTGGATGTCTCGCCCGAAGCGGTGGCTGCCGCACTGCAGCATCATGGTCGCTTGAACAGTGCGATCGACGCATTGCGGCACCACGCACGCACGCTCATGCCACTGGATCCCACCATCGCGCCCGAACTCGAAGCGTTGGTGCCGGTCAGCGCGTGGGCGGACCCAGAAGTTCCAGTAGAGGCGGACGCGCTGGTCCGGCAGTTCCTCGACGATGATCAGGGCGCGCGCTCGGCGGCCCGGCTCCTTCTCCTCGGGGCCCTCGCACTCGCATTAGCCACGCTGGCCGCGCTGTGGCGCTTCACCCCCGCCGGTCAGGTATTGAGCGTGGCCAATGTCGTGCATTGGGGCGAACGATTGGCCGCATTGCCGCTAGCGCCAGCGATCGTGCTGCTGGGCTACGTCGTCGCTTCACTGGCGGCCGTGCCCATCACACTGCTCATCGCCGCCACTGGACTGGTTTTTGGTACATGGCCGGGCGCGGTATACGCGCTGGTTGGCTCGATGCTGGCTGCGGCGGCCACCTACTACGTCGGCGTCGGGCTGGGTCGCGACGCGGTGCGCCGGCTCGCCGGCTCCCGCGCGAATCGCCTGAGCGAGCGCCTCGGCAAGCGTGGTTTGCTAACCATCTTGGTGCTACGACTGGTGCCAGTCGCGCCGTTCTCAATCGTCAACCTGGTGGCCGGTGCGTCCCATATCGGGATATGCGACTTCCTGCTCGGCACGCTGCTTGGCATGGCCCCGGGGGCGGTGCTGACCGTGACGTTCGCACACCAACTGATCGCATCGATCCGGCGTCCCGACGCAGGCTCACTCGCGCTGCTCATAGGCATCGGCGCCGCGCTGGTGGCGCTGTCAATTCTATTGCACAAGTTGCTGAAAAAACATTGACCACTATGGCCTACTCAGAACTGCGTATTGCGACCTACAACATCCATGGCGCTGGTGGTCGATGGCGGCAACGCTCAACGCAACGCATCGCTGGCGTTGTTGCCGAACTGGATGCCGACATCATCGCCCTTCAAGAGGTCCCGCTGAACGGCGCCTCCAACGCGCCCGGCGTGCTGGACGATTTGCAGCATGCCACCGGCATGGAGGCGGTTGCCGGGCCAACGCTGCAGACCGAGCGTGGAGACTACGGCAATGCGGTGCTGTCACGGCTGCCGATTCGCGCGGCACGCACGCTGGACTTGTCGTTCACGCGGCGTGAACCGCGCGGCGCGCTCGATGCGGACATCGAATATGCGGACGGCGTACTGCGCGTAGTGGCAACGCACCTGGGGCTGTCGGCGATCGAGCGCAGCGCACAGGTGCGCACGCTGCTTGCCGCATTCGACAGCAGCGCACTGCCGGTGATCCTGCTGGGCGACATCAACGAATGGTTCGTGCACGGCCGTGCATTGCGCGCGCTGGTCGGGCATTTTCGTCGGGCGCCGGCGCCACGCACGTTTCCGGCACGCTGGCCAATCCTCTCGCTGGATCGCATCTGGGTCCATCCCGGGGAATGGCTGATCGATGTCCAAGTGCATCGTAGTGCGCTTGCGCGCGTCGCGTCTGATCATCTGCCGTTGATTGCGCGCATCCGCGCAACCGGCAACGGCACTCGCCCTCTCGAGGTGGCCGGCGTCGCTGCCCCAATGGGCCTACAAGACAGCGCGACACGCACCGGTGAGGATCCGACGGGGGACATTCGTTCGCTGCCGCGATAGCATAGGCATGAGCTCGCTAGAGCGCACGGCGCGCCAGCATGGAGCGAATATGCCCTATAGCGGCCGCGGGATTCAAGCCCTTCGGACAGACATCCGCACAGTTCATGATCGTCCGGCAGCGGAACAGTCGATACGGATCCTCTAAATTGTCTAGGCGCTCGCCAGTGGCCTCGTCGCGCGAGTCCACGATGAACCGGTACGCCTGCAAGAGGCCAGCCGGGCCAACGAATTTGTCCGGATTCCACCAGTACGACGGGCAAGCGCTCGAGCAGCACGCACAAAGGATGCATTCATACAATCCGTCGAGTTGATCACGCTCCTGCGGCGTCTGCAACCGCTCGCGCTCCGGCGGCGGCGTCTCGTTGATCAGATATGGCTTAACCGAGTGGTACTGGTTGAAAAAGCTGGTCATGTCCACGATTAGGTCACGCACCACTGGCAGACCGGGCAATGGCCTGAGTTGAATGTGCACCGGTAGCGATTGCATGTTCGTCAGGCAGGCCAATCCGTTCACGCCATTGATGTTCATCGCATCCGAGCCACAGATCCCCTCGCGGCACGAGCGACGGTAGGCGAGCGTCTCATCGAGCGCCTTGAGCCGTCCCAGCACGTCGAGCAGCATCCGGTCCTCGGGCTGCGGCTCGATCTCGTAGCGTTGCATGCGGGGGCGCTCGTCCCGGTCGGGATCGTAACGGAAAACATCGATGATGCGTCGCTGGGTCATGGCAACACGCTCCGGAAAGTCGAGCAGCGGGAAAACAATGGTGCGCAACAACCATTCCCATGCCGGCGCGGCGCTGCCGACCCATAACGGCCGGTTCATCCGACCTTAAATACGCGCAACTCAACGGTAAGATCGTCGGCGCGCTGCTGTACCCGACAAGAATGGAGTTTGCGGTGTGCGGGGACGACCCGAAGCTGCGGAGGCAATCAACGCCGTGCTCGACGCGATGCTCGATGACGACGGGTATCGCGGCCTCAGCCAGAAGTGGGGGCTTGGCGCGGATGTGCGCTAACGCTGCCGGGTGGCCCGAACGCGATACAGCCGGCATAGCCGGCAACATCGTCGATCCAGTGCAGTTGCAGCGCCGTGATATCCCCCCATGCACCTCTCGCCGGTGCATCAACGCGCTGCACGCCTTGGGCAAATGGATCCACCGACACCTGCTGCAAGCCATACCCAATACCGACGCCTAGCGCCTTGAGCACGGCCTCCTTGGCCGTCCAGCAGCGGAAAAACCCGTGAGCGCCGTGCACGTGGCCGCTCATGCGCAGCGCACGCTGCTCGGCGTCCGTGCATACCGTGCCGAGCAATGCCTGCCAGTCGAGCACACGCTCGATGCACTCGATGTCCACACCCACGCAGCGCCTGTCCGATAGCGCAATGAACGCATGCTGGCCTGCATGCGTGACGTTGAACGACAACGTGTCGCCGTAGCCGTCAAGTTCCGGCCGCCCGAACGGTCCCGACGAAAAGCGCAGCGACAGCGGCACGCCACCGGTATGCCTAGCGAGCAACGTTCGCAGTACGGCACGCGTCGCAGCAAAGCGCAGCCGATCCTCGTCACGTCGATAGCGCAATGCCTGCTGCTGTTCATCGTCGGATAACCACGCCTGTAGCCGGTTCCACGCAGTGGGAGCGAGCGGGACCCGCACGTGCCACAGCATCACGTCATCGGGCCAGCGTCCGCCGGGGCGCAGCAGGGTTGTCATCGTAATGTGTGTCGCGTCCTCGGTCATCGCTTGTGTGCGGGAGAGAAAGTCACGGCCCGTCGCAGCGCTGCGACGGGCACTTTTCGCTTATGCCCCAATTGTAAGCGATGCAGCCGGCCCGGCCGCGAATCGAAGCCGGTCTGGTGAAACGCTCGCGACGATATCTTGTACGGATTCCGAATCGGCCATGCTCCGCTGCCCGTTTGGTGGCCTGCATCTGGTCGATGCGTGGACGCATTCAGCAAACGTTTCCAGCCAAAGTCTTCGCTATTCGTAGTCGTCAGTCTGCGAGGCGCCACCGCTTGGTCAAGCCAGCCGGCAGCGGCATCTAGCGCACTACGTCAATGTAGAACGCAATCGTAAGTGCTACACTGAACCCTGAACCGAATTCGGTGCGGTGAACCTACCCAGCGTTTCCGTGTGGGCGGCGTTGGGTGTCGCGATGCGTCGGATGCTGGCGTGAGCCCGCGCGTTCCTCGGCGCGCGGAGGCGGACTGCGTCGTCTACGCCGCCCTGAAGCTGATCTACACTGTGTTGGCAAGCAGCGCCCTGCCGGCGCGTGCGCCGTTGGGCTTGTCAATCGCGCGGCTGATGAAGTCGCCCGCCGCGACCACTGCGTTTAGATCGACACCTGTCTCGATCCCAAGTCCGTGGAGCAGGTACAACACGTCTTCCGTGGCCACGTTGCCCGTCGCGCCTTTCGCGTAGGGGCAGCCGCCGAGGCCCGCGACCGATGAATGAAAAATGGTGATACCGGCCTGCAGCCCCGCATAGATGTTCGCCAGTGCTTGTCCATAGGTATCGTGGAAGTGCCCGGCGATACATTCGAGCGGAAAGACAGATGACACGGCTTCGGCCACCTCCAGCACACGGTTCGCGGTACCTACGCCGATGGTGTCAGCAATGTCGATCTCATCGCATCCGAGATCGCGCATCCGGGTCACCACATCGACCACGGCATCGACCGCGACGTCCCCTTGGTACGGGCAGCCAAGCGAGCACGAGATGCTGCCGCGCAACCGCAGTCCGGCCTCTTTGGCGGCCTTCGCGACAGGGGCGAAACGCGCGAGAGATTCAGCAATCGAGCAATTGATATTGCGTTGCGAAAACGCTTCGCTTGCCGCACCAAAAATCACCACCTCGTCCACGCGCGCGGCCAGCGCCGCTTCGAGACCTTGCATGTTGGGGGTCAACGCCGAATACAACGTGCCTGCCCGCCGCTGGATGCGGGCCATCACGTCGGCGCCGTCGGCCATTTGGGGCACCCATTTCGGTGACACGAATGACGCCGCCTCGATGTTTGCGAAGCCGGCCGCGCTCAGCCGGTCGAGCAATTCCACCTTAACGTCGGTCGGCACCTGCACTTTTTCCGCTTGCAGGCCATCGCGGGGCCCCACCTCGACGATCTTCACCCAGCCGGGCAACCCGGGCACGTTGCTGCGGGGCTTGGCCACCGGGTCGCTCCTGTCCTCCGTCATGAAGTCACCTCCAGCGTCAATAGCTGTGCGCCGTCGTCCACCTGGTCACCGACCGCGTACAAGATCTGCTCGACCTTGCCGGCCGCCGGCGCCTCGATCGTGTGTTCCATCTTCATCGCCTCCATCATGATCAGTGGCGTGCCTTTGTTGACCAGTGCACCGGGTTCGACCAACACCGCGATCACCTTGCCAGGCATCGGCGCGGTCAGCCGCCCTTCGCCGTGCTCGGCGTGCGCCGCATGGGCCAGTAAATTTTGCCATTCGAACGCAAACGCGTCGCCGCGCAAGAAAACATGGAAGGTATCGCGGTCGATGAATACGCGTCCGGTGATGCGCCGCACGCCGAGGACCATATTCAATTCATGCGCGCCGTCGCCGCCCCACCACGCGAACGGCAATGCTTTGCCGTTCAGCTCTAGCACCGCGCCATTCGCATCGCACTGGAAGCGCACCGCGAGCCTTGCATCGCCTGCGCGCTCGAGATCGCGCCATTCGATGACCTGCGTATAGGGGCCATTCAAGCGCCAATGCGACAGTACGCTCCAAGGCGACGTATCCCGCTCACGCGCCAGCAACGCGGCAGTGGCCAGCGCGAGTGCTTCGCCCACCGGCTTTTCGCGGCGCGCAAACAAGGCCGCATGATGGCGCTCGATCAAGCCCGTGTCGAGCTTGGCATGCGTGAACGGCTCGCTGGTCGAGATCCGATGCAGGAATTCGATATTCGTATGCGGACCGACGATCTCGATCTCGCGCAGCGCGCGTGACAACCGCGCCAACGCGTCGCCACGGTCCACGCCGTGCACGATCAGCTTGGCGATCATCGGATCATAGTACGGCGTGATCATATCGCCCTGCCGCACCCCGCTGTCGATGCGCACCGGTGCACGCGATGCCGGGCCGCCCTGTGCACCGACACTGAACTCGACGGCATCTGGCATCCGCAGGTGCAGCAGGGTACCGGTCGACGGCAAGAAGCCGCGCGCCGGGTTCTCCGCGTAGATCCGCGCCTCGATCGCATGGCCACTCACGTGCAGCGCATGTTGTTGCAACGGCAGCTTTTCACCGGCGGCGACACGCAGTTGCCACTCGACCAGGTCCAGTCCCGTTACCCTCTCGGTGACGGGATGCTCGACCTGCAGCCGCGTGTTCATCTCGATGAAATAGAACTCGCCGCCCGGCGCCATGATGAACTCGACGGTACCGGCACCGACATAATCGACCGCGCGGGCCGCGGCAACCGCCGCCGCCCCCATGGCGCGGCGTGTGTCGTCCGACAAGCCGGGCGCCGGCGCCTCTTCGAGCACCTTCTGGTGACGCCGCTGCACCGAGCAGTCGCGATCAAACAAGTACACGGCGTTGTGATGCTTATCCGCGAAGACCTGCACTTCGACATGGCGCGAGTGCACCAGGTACTTTTCGACCAGCACGCGATCGTCGCCGAAACTGCTTGCCGCCTCACGTTGACACGAGGCCAGCGCGGCGGCAAATTCCTCGCGCCGCTCGACAACCCGCATTCCCTTGCCGCCACCGCCCGCGCTGGCCTTGAGCAATACCGGATAGCCGATTGCATCCGCTTCACGCTGCAATCGTGCCGGGTCCTGATCTTCGCCGTGATAGCCCGGCACCAGTGGCACAGCAGCGGCCTGCATCAGCGCCTTGGCAGCCGCCTTCGAGCCCATCGCGGCGATCGCGCTGACCGGCGGCCCAATAAATTCGATGCCGGCCGCCGCGCAAGCTTGCGCAAATGCTTCGTTTTCCGACAGAAAGCCATAGCCTGGGTGGACCGCCTGCGCGCCGGTGCGTTGAGCGGCATCGATGATCCGCTCGATGCGCAAATAGCTTTCGGCCGTTGGCGCTGCGCCGATATGGACTGCCTCGTCACAAGCACTGACGTGCTTGGCCTTCGCATCGGCATCCGAATAGACCGCCACGCTGTGGATACCCAGGCGACGGCACGTCGCAGCCACACGGCAGGCAATTTCGCCGCGGTTGGCGATCAGTATCTTCTTGAACATGGGCTCCTATCCCGTTGAACCGCGCCGGCGGCACGCCACAATGCCCACAGCCAAGCCAACGCGCGACCCGCTTCACATGCGCCACCTCGGCGCGCGCTTCTCGAGAAACGACGCCACCCCTTCACGGCCCTCCGCCGAGGCCCGCACCCGTGCGATCCGCTCGGCGGTCTCGTCCATCCATTCGTCGGTCAATGGCCTGCCGGCGATGTCCTGCACCAGTCGCTTGGATTCGGCGACCGCAGCGGGGCCGTTGGCCACAAGCGCATCGGCCAGCCGGCGCACCGTCTCGTCCAGCGCGACTTGCGGCACCAGTTCGCTGACCAGCCCGAGCCGCAACGCGGTCGTGCCATCGAACGGCTCGGCGGTCGTGAAATAGCGCCGGGCCGCACGCTCGCCGATCACGCGAATTACATAGGGCGCAATCGTCGCTGGGATCAGGCCGAGCCGCGCCTCGGACAGGCAGAAACGTGCATTTTCCTGCGCGACCACGATGTCCGAGGCCGATATCAATCCCATCCCGCCGGCGTAGACATCGCCGTTGACGCGTGCCACCACGGGCTTAGGACAGCGGTAAATCGTTGCTAGCATTCGCGCGAGCATGCACGCGTCAGCACGGTTCTCGTCGTCCGAGTAGCCTGCCATCTTGCGCATCCAGTTCAGGTCGGCGCCCGCACAGAACGCCACCCCATTGGCAGCAAGCACGATCGCACGGATTTCGCCGCGTTGGCCCAGCATGCCGAACACCGACGTCAACTCGGCGATCATCGTCTCGTTGAATGCATTGCGCACCTGCGGCCGGTTCAATGTCACGGTCGCCAGCGTATCCTCGCAACCGAGCGTCAAGGTGTCGTATTGCATCGCTTCGCCTCCTCGCATCCGCAGAACACGAGAGCCACCAGCGCCTACATGCGGAACACGCCGAAGCGCGCCTCGCCGATCGGCGCATTCATCGCGGCCGACAAGCTCAAGCCGAGCACATCGCGGGTCTGTGCCGGATCGATGACACCATCATCCCATAGGCGGGCGCTCGCGTAGTACGGGTGGCCCTGATGCTCGTACTGCGCCCGGATTGGCACTTTGAAAGCCTCTTCGTCCTCGGCGGACCAGGTCCCGCCCTTCGCCTCGATACCGTCGCGACGCACCGTGGCCAGCACGCAGGCTGCCTGTTCGCCGCCCATGACGGAGATCCGCGCATTCGGCCACATCCATAGCATCCGCGGCGAGTACGCGCGGCCACACATTCCGTAGTTACCGGCGCCGAACGAGCCGCCGATGATTACCGTAAATTTGGGCACCTGCGCGGTCGCGACCGCAGTGACCATCTTCGCGCCGTGACGGGCAATCCCTTCATTCTCGTACTTGCGTCCGACCATGAAGCCGGTGATGTTCTGCAGGAAAATCAGTGGAATTCTGCGCTGGCAGCACAACTCGATGAAGTGCGCGCCCTTGAGCGCCGATTCAGAAAACAAAATACCGTTGTTGGCAACGATGCCGACAGGATGTCCCCACAGGTGCGCGAATCCGGTCACCAGTGTCGTGCCGTAGCGCGCCTTGAACTCGTCGAACACCGAATCATCCACAAGGCGCGCGATCACCTCGTGCACGTCGAACGGCTTGCGTGTGTCGGTCGGGATGACACCGTACAACTCCCGCGCGTCGTAGCGCGGCGGCTTCGGCTCACGCAGTGCAAGCGACTGCGGCTTGACCCGGTTCAAGTTGCCCACGATGCGACGTGCAATCGCGAGCGCATGCGCATCATTTTGTGCAAGATGATCGGCGACACCGGACAGCCGGGTGTGCACGTCACCGCCGCCCAGGTCCTCGGCCGTGACGACCTCGCCGGTCGCGGCCTTCACCAGCGGCGGGCCGCCGAGGAAAATCGTGCCCTGGTCCTTGACGATGATCGACTCGTCGCTCATAGCGGGAACATAGGCACCGCCGGCGGTACACGAACCCATCACCACGGCAATCTGCGCGATGCCTTGCGCGGACAGGTTCGCCTGGTTGTAGAAGATGCGACCGAAATGATCCCGATCCGGAAATACCTCGTCTTGGTTCGGCAGGTTGGCCCCGCCTGAGTCGACCAGGTAAAGACACGGCAACCGGTTTTCCTGCGCGATCTCCTGCGCGCGCACGTGCTTCTTCACGGTCATCGGGTAGTAGGTGCCACCCTTGACCGTCGGATCGTTACACACGATCACGCACTCCTGCGCGGCAATGCGGCCGATGCCGGTGATGATGCCCGCGCCCGGCGCATCGCCACCGTACATGCCGTATGCGGCCAGTTGCGACAGCTCGAGGAACGGCGTGCCGGGATCGAGCAATTGCGCGATCCGCTCGCGCGGCAACAGCTTGCCGCGGGCCAGGTGCTTGTCCCGGGCCGCTTGACCGCCGCCCTGCGCGAGCGCGGCGATCTTCTCGCGCAGGTCGGCGACCCGGGCCTGCTGCGCCGCCTCGTTCGCACGGAATGCGT harbors:
- a CDS encoding carboxyl transferase domain-containing protein, yielding MPVLETKLNPRSDAFRANEAAQQARVADLREKIAALAQGGGQAARDKHLARGKLLPRERIAQLLDPGTPFLELSQLAAYGMYGGDAPGAGIITGIGRIAAQECVIVCNDPTVKGGTYYPMTVKKHVRAQEIAQENRLPCLYLVDSGGANLPNQDEVFPDRDHFGRIFYNQANLSAQGIAQIAVVMGSCTAGGAYVPAMSDESIIVKDQGTIFLGGPPLVKAATGEVVTAEDLGGGDVHTRLSGVADHLAQNDAHALAIARRIVGNLNRVKPQSLALREPKPPRYDARELYGVIPTDTRKPFDVHEVIARLVDDSVFDEFKARYGTTLVTGFAHLWGHPVGIVANNGILFSESALKGAHFIELCCQRRIPLIFLQNITGFMVGRKYENEGIARHGAKMVTAVATAQVPKFTVIIGGSFGAGNYGMCGRAYSPRMLWMWPNARISVMGGEQAACVLATVRRDGIEAKGGTWSAEDEEAFKVPIRAQYEHQGHPYYASARLWDDGVIDPAQTRDVLGLSLSAAMNAPIGEARFGVFRM
- a CDS encoding enoyl-CoA hydratase/isomerase family protein, which encodes MQYDTLTLGCEDTLATVTLNRPQVRNAFNETMIAELTSVFGMLGQRGEIRAIVLAANGVAFCAGADLNWMRKMAGYSDDENRADACMLARMLATIYRCPKPVVARVNGDVYAGGMGLISASDIVVAQENARFCLSEARLGLIPATIAPYVIRVIGERAARRYFTTAEPFDGTTALRLGLVSELVPQVALDETVRRLADALVANGPAAVAESKRLVQDIAGRPLTDEWMDETAERIARVRASAEGREGVASFLEKRAPRWRM